Proteins encoded in a region of the Isoalcanivorax pacificus W11-5 genome:
- the nqrM gene encoding (Na+)-NQR maturation NqrM, translating to MLMTLIAAIVLIGLLFTGMAIGVIVANKPVKGSCGGLSAVGLDGECEICGRNPSDCDNPDTRVQAERAAALAVDANRRD from the coding sequence ATGCTGATGACCCTGATTGCCGCCATCGTACTGATCGGCCTGCTGTTCACCGGCATGGCGATTGGCGTGATCGTGGCCAACAAGCCGGTAAAAGGCTCCTGTGGCGGCCTCAGTGCAGTGGGCCTGGACGGTGAATGCGAGATCTGCGGGCGCAATCCGTCCGACTGCGACAATCCTGATACGCGTGTTCAGGCAGAACGTGCTGCCGCACTGGCCGTCGACGCCAATCGTCGCGATTGA
- a CDS encoding LysR family transcriptional regulator — protein MNSITDLSIFVGVVKAGTISGAGRRLGLSPASISKRLARLEEEIGVRLLNRSSRAMSLTEEGKILYHKLLVILDDLEEATSSVSRAGDNAKGTLKVASTVGLGKSRIASLIAEFSRNNPELVVQLYLGDKQIDFIREGFDVAIAIGQPSDSTMIAKRLLKNRCFVCASPEYLEGRSPIRKPSDLKKHECLILDSYGSFRDLWPLCGPNHREMVRVTGSLITDNSETLRNWVLSGYGIAIKSEWDVKNELRTGKLVTLLEGYTVPNMDFYIIYGSRKNLPAKTRNFVKFIEERIHQA, from the coding sequence ATGAACTCAATTACAGACCTGAGCATATTTGTGGGCGTGGTCAAAGCGGGCACGATCTCCGGCGCGGGACGTCGCCTGGGACTGTCGCCGGCATCGATCAGCAAGCGCCTGGCCCGCCTCGAAGAAGAGATCGGGGTACGGCTGCTCAATCGCAGTTCGCGTGCGATGAGCCTGACCGAAGAAGGCAAGATCCTCTATCACAAGCTGCTGGTGATTCTGGACGATCTTGAAGAAGCCACCTCCTCCGTCTCGCGCGCCGGTGACAACGCCAAAGGCACATTGAAGGTCGCCTCCACCGTTGGCCTGGGCAAAAGCCGTATCGCTTCCCTGATCGCCGAATTTTCGCGCAACAATCCTGAGCTGGTGGTGCAGCTCTATCTCGGCGACAAGCAGATCGATTTCATCCGTGAAGGCTTTGATGTGGCCATCGCCATTGGCCAGCCCTCGGATTCCACCATGATCGCCAAGCGGCTGCTGAAGAATCGTTGCTTTGTCTGCGCGTCCCCAGAGTACCTGGAAGGCCGCTCGCCGATCCGCAAGCCGTCCGACCTGAAAAAGCACGAGTGTCTGATCCTGGATTCCTATGGCTCGTTTCGTGATCTCTGGCCACTGTGCGGCCCGAACCACCGGGAAATGGTGCGCGTCACGGGCAGCCTGATCACGGACAACAGCGAGACGCTGCGCAACTGGGTCCTGTCCGGCTACGGCATTGCCATCAAGAGCGAATGGGACGTCAAGAACGAACTGCGCACCGGCAAGCTGGTGACGTTGCTCGAGGGCTATACCGTACCCAACATGGATTTCTACATCATCTACGGCAGCCGCAAAAATCTCCCGGCCAAGACCCGCAACTTCGTCAAGTTCATCGAAGAACGTATTCATCAGGCCTGA
- a CDS encoding lipoprotein-releasing ABC transporter permease subunit — translation MFRPFSLFVGVRYTGARTRNSFISVITLISALGLMLGVAVLITVLSVMNGFERELQTRILGMVTHLSVHGREPVEDWRALADRVLREPGVKGAAPFVELQGMLTHRGTVAGLMVNGIEPEAERNVSIVGDFMWEGELDSLVPGEYNMVLGYGLARKLGVELGDKVVLVLPEASLSPAGVTPRFRRFTVTGIFRVRAEVDSLLAYVSVSDAARMARQTDTVEGVRLRLDDLFQAPRVGWTLQQTLGNGYYTTDWTRSHGNLFQAIRMEKTMMTLLLSFIVAVAAFNIISSQVMLVTEKRANIAVLRTLGATPGMIMRIFMVQGTLIGLAGTGFGVLLGILLATNVSDIGQWIESTFNAHMFDAYFVNYLPSELQWGDVGVIAAIAMLISFSATLYPSWRASRVQPAEALRYE, via the coding sequence ATGTTCAGACCTTTCTCTCTTTTTGTTGGCGTGCGGTACACCGGTGCCCGGACGCGCAACAGCTTTATTTCCGTGATCACGCTGATTTCCGCGCTGGGGCTGATGCTCGGCGTGGCGGTGCTGATTACCGTCCTGTCGGTAATGAACGGCTTCGAGCGTGAATTGCAGACCCGCATTCTCGGTATGGTCACGCACCTGTCGGTGCACGGCCGCGAGCCGGTCGAGGACTGGCGTGCGCTGGCCGACCGTGTACTGCGCGAGCCAGGCGTCAAGGGCGCCGCGCCGTTCGTGGAATTGCAGGGCATGCTCACACACCGCGGCACGGTGGCCGGCCTGATGGTGAACGGGATCGAACCGGAGGCCGAGCGCAATGTCTCGATCGTTGGCGATTTCATGTGGGAAGGCGAACTCGACAGCCTCGTGCCCGGTGAATACAACATGGTGCTGGGCTATGGCCTGGCACGAAAACTCGGCGTGGAACTGGGCGACAAGGTCGTGCTGGTGCTGCCGGAGGCGAGCCTGTCGCCGGCCGGCGTGACACCGCGCTTTCGACGTTTCACCGTGACCGGTATTTTCCGCGTGCGGGCCGAGGTGGATTCCCTGCTGGCCTACGTGAGTGTCAGCGACGCTGCACGCATGGCCCGGCAGACCGACACCGTGGAAGGCGTACGGCTGCGGCTGGATGACCTGTTCCAGGCACCGCGTGTCGGCTGGACGCTGCAGCAAACGCTTGGCAACGGCTACTACACCACCGACTGGACACGCAGCCACGGCAATCTGTTTCAGGCCATCCGCATGGAAAAGACCATGATGACGCTGCTGCTGTCGTTCATTGTCGCCGTGGCGGCATTCAACATCATTTCCAGCCAGGTCATGCTGGTGACCGAGAAGCGCGCGAATATTGCCGTGTTGCGCACACTGGGGGCCACCCCGGGCATGATCATGCGGATTTTCATGGTGCAGGGGACGCTGATCGGCCTGGCCGGCACCGGGTTCGGTGTGCTGCTGGGCATATTGCTCGCGACCAATGTTTCCGATATCGGCCAATGGATTGAAAGCACCTTCAATGCGCACATGTTTGACGCTTATTTCGTCAATTATCTGCCTTCGGAGCTGCAATGGGGGGATGTCGGTGTGATCGCTGCCATCGCCATGCTGATCAGTTTCTCGGCCACGCTGTATCCGTCCTGGCGGGCCAGCCGCGTGCAACCGGCGGAGGCGCTGCGTTATGAATGA
- a CDS encoding carbon-nitrogen hydrolase, whose product MRVAVIQQTNSDDLQANLEHSVALVRDAARQGAELVLLQELHRSLYFCQTEDTRCFDLAESIPGPSTERLGALAKELGIVLVGSLFEKRATGLYHNTAVVLERDGSLAGVYRKMHIPDDPGFYEKFFFTPGDAQFNDGRSGFSPIRTSVGNLGLLVCWDQWYPEAARLMALAGADLLLYPTAIGWDPADDDAEKQRQCDAWITVQRAHAIANGLPVLVANRTGFEAAPDNTGQGIRFWGNSFVAGPQGEFLARADADNDTVLIADVDLQRSETVRRIWPYLRDRRIDAYGDLTKRYRD is encoded by the coding sequence ATGCGCGTTGCCGTGATTCAGCAAACCAACAGTGACGATCTGCAAGCCAACCTGGAACACTCCGTGGCACTGGTACGCGATGCCGCCCGCCAGGGAGCCGAACTGGTGCTGTTGCAGGAGTTGCATCGCAGCCTGTATTTCTGCCAGACCGAAGACACCCGGTGTTTCGATCTGGCCGAGAGCATTCCCGGCCCGTCTACAGAGCGGCTCGGTGCACTGGCCAAGGAACTTGGCATCGTGCTGGTCGGCAGCCTGTTTGAAAAACGCGCCACCGGCCTGTACCACAACACGGCCGTTGTTCTCGAGCGGGACGGCAGCCTGGCTGGTGTGTACCGCAAGATGCACATTCCTGATGACCCCGGCTTCTACGAGAAATTTTTCTTTACCCCGGGTGACGCACAGTTCAATGACGGCCGCAGCGGCTTTTCACCGATCCGCACCTCGGTGGGAAATCTCGGCCTGCTGGTGTGCTGGGATCAGTGGTATCCGGAAGCGGCGCGTCTGATGGCGCTGGCCGGTGCCGACCTGCTGCTTTACCCGACAGCCATCGGCTGGGACCCCGCTGATGACGACGCCGAGAAACAACGGCAATGCGATGCCTGGATCACGGTGCAGCGCGCGCACGCCATCGCCAACGGCCTGCCTGTGCTGGTCGCCAACCGCACCGGCTTCGAGGCGGCACCCGACAACACTGGCCAGGGTATCCGCTTCTGGGGCAACAGCTTCGTCGCCGGCCCCCAGGGTGAATTCCTCGCCCGGGCGGACGCCGACAATGACACTGTCCTGATCGCCGACGTGGACCTGCAGCGCAGCGAAACGGTACGCCGCATCTGGCCCTACCTGCGTGACCGCCGCATCGACGCCTATGGCGATCTCACCAAGCGTTATCGCGACTGA
- a CDS encoding agmatine deiminase family protein yields MSAQPHLLPEWHPQWGVMIAWPHADTDWAGILPAAEATYTAIAEAVLDREHLLVLCKDAAHGDSIKQHLVEQGANVARLHLRALPYNDTWARDFGPIAISRAGTTHLLDFTFNGWGGKFAADDDNAANGRLDWQVPRVPVDLVLEGGSIDTDGHGNLLTTRHCLLNPNRNPSLDQAAIETRLRELLGVKHIWWLENGHLEGDDTDAHVDTLARFCNARTIAYVQCTDASDSHYEALHAMEQELFALAGREQIDLVPLPMPPAQFDEAGERLPATYANFLIINGAVLVPVYDCDTDASALDQLADAFPDRDIIGIDCRPLIAQHGSLHCVTMQLPEGVR; encoded by the coding sequence ATGTCCGCACAGCCGCACCTGCTTCCCGAATGGCATCCGCAATGGGGCGTGATGATCGCCTGGCCCCATGCCGATACCGACTGGGCAGGGATTCTGCCGGCAGCCGAGGCGACCTACACCGCTATCGCCGAAGCGGTACTGGACCGTGAACACCTGCTGGTGCTGTGCAAGGATGCCGCGCATGGCGACTCTATAAAGCAGCACCTTGTGGAACAGGGCGCCAATGTCGCGCGCCTGCACCTGCGTGCCCTGCCCTACAACGACACCTGGGCTCGTGATTTCGGCCCCATCGCCATCAGCCGTGCCGGCACGACCCACCTGCTGGACTTCACCTTCAATGGCTGGGGGGGCAAGTTCGCCGCAGACGACGACAACGCCGCCAATGGCCGGCTCGACTGGCAGGTACCGCGAGTGCCCGTGGACCTGGTCCTGGAAGGCGGCTCCATTGACACGGATGGTCACGGCAATCTGCTGACGACACGGCATTGCCTGCTGAACCCGAACCGTAATCCGTCGCTGGACCAGGCCGCCATCGAAACACGGCTGCGTGAACTGCTCGGCGTCAAGCATATCTGGTGGCTGGAGAACGGCCACCTGGAAGGTGACGACACCGACGCCCACGTCGACACCCTGGCACGCTTCTGCAACGCGCGCACCATCGCCTATGTACAGTGCACCGACGCCAGTGACAGCCACTATGAGGCGCTGCATGCGATGGAGCAGGAACTGTTTGCCCTGGCCGGCCGTGAGCAGATTGATCTGGTGCCACTGCCGATGCCGCCGGCACAGTTTGATGAAGCAGGCGAACGCCTGCCGGCCACCTATGCCAATTTTCTGATTATCAACGGTGCCGTACTGGTGCCGGTGTACGACTGCGACACCGACGCTTCGGCGCTGGACCAATTGGCCGACGCCTTCCCCGATCGCGACATCATCGGCATCGACTGCCGCCCCCTGATCGCCCAGCATGGCAGCCTGCATTGTGTCACCATGCAGTTGCCCGAAGGCGTCCGCTGA
- a CDS encoding glycerophosphodiester phosphodiesterase → MTIPMPSVTSAVPAMVGHRGARGEAPENTLAGFLLAVEAGVKAIELDVRMSADGQLIVLHDSHVDRTTWHSGKARQFTQSELGLLDARRNTPGWHSPVGIPTLAEVVDHCPDWMGFQFEVKGGDDRRYQNRLAHNLRRLIHERGMHDRVVVTSSDTGFLRMMGTQAPDVMRGYVCEYRYLQPTRRTAALGCRWLIAHYSLVTPRLMERARRRGLHVSVWTVNDLNEAERLASLGVDSIITDFPTSFMAHFSSREARRARQ, encoded by the coding sequence ATGACGATCCCTATGCCCTCTGTTACCTCTGCTGTCCCGGCCATGGTCGGCCACCGCGGCGCTCGCGGTGAGGCCCCTGAAAACACCCTGGCCGGCTTCCTGCTGGCCGTCGAGGCCGGCGTCAAGGCCATCGAACTTGATGTACGCATGTCTGCTGACGGTCAGTTGATCGTGCTGCATGATTCCCATGTGGACCGCACCACCTGGCACTCCGGCAAGGCACGGCAGTTTACCCAGTCGGAGCTGGGCCTGCTGGACGCGCGCCGCAACACGCCGGGCTGGCATAGCCCTGTGGGCATCCCGACGCTGGCCGAGGTGGTGGACCATTGCCCGGACTGGATGGGTTTCCAGTTCGAAGTAAAAGGTGGGGATGACCGACGCTATCAGAATCGCCTGGCCCACAATCTGCGGCGGCTGATCCACGAGCGGGGCATGCATGACCGGGTCGTGGTCACGTCCAGTGACACCGGCTTTTTGCGCATGATGGGCACCCAGGCGCCAGACGTGATGCGCGGCTACGTGTGCGAGTACCGCTACCTGCAACCGACCCGGCGCACTGCGGCGCTGGGTTGCCGCTGGCTGATCGCCCACTACAGCCTGGTCACCCCCCGGCTGATGGAGCGTGCGCGCCGGCGCGGCCTGCATGTCTCGGTGTGGACGGTGAACGATCTGAACGAAGCGGAACGCCTGGCCTCACTGGGCGTGGACAGCATCATCACGGATTTCCCGACCAGTTTCATGGCCCATTTCAGCAGCCGCGAAGCCCGGCGCGCCCGGCAATGA
- a CDS encoding DUF2062 domain-containing protein: protein MPKHLFRKHLPSADRIRQSKSLGLFGEILGDPGLWHLNRRSLSGAVFIGTVAALLPMPFQMLPATLLAIYFKCNLPLSLAIVWLTNPFTYVPVFYFTYRVGARLLDMPVTPPHPVSFAWLAEQMIPLWVGSLLCGVLFGLAGMVITRLLWRLAVVRSWKQRRQLRLKIRKQNVRK from the coding sequence ATGCCCAAGCACCTGTTCCGAAAACACCTGCCCTCTGCAGACCGGATACGGCAAAGCAAATCGCTGGGGCTGTTCGGGGAGATACTGGGCGATCCCGGGCTCTGGCATCTGAACCGGCGTTCGTTGTCCGGTGCAGTCTTCATCGGCACGGTGGCTGCGCTGTTGCCGATGCCTTTCCAGATGCTGCCGGCGACCCTGCTGGCGATCTATTTCAAGTGCAATCTGCCGCTGTCACTGGCGATCGTGTGGCTGACCAATCCCTTTACCTATGTGCCGGTGTTCTATTTCACCTACCGTGTCGGCGCGCGTCTGCTGGACATGCCGGTCACGCCACCACACCCGGTCAGCTTTGCCTGGCTGGCCGAGCAGATGATTCCGCTGTGGGTGGGGTCGTTGCTGTGTGGTGTACTGTTCGGACTGGCCGGCATGGTGATCACACGGCTGCTGTGGCGGCTGGCGGTGGTACGGAGCTGGAAACAGCGTCGCCAGCTCCGCCTGAAAATCAGAAAACAGAACGTCAGGAAATAG
- a CDS encoding helix-turn-helix domain-containing protein: MNIGQALKRRREARGDTLEEVAYRADTDASNLSRIERGMQQPSVLLLQNLAKALGTSVSEIYRELEAGSRILELDEPLAADLAKMQRHFRHLKPADRVLVLEFTQMIKRRSKQQTSQ; this comes from the coding sequence ATGAATATCGGTCAAGCCCTGAAGCGCCGACGCGAAGCACGCGGTGACACACTGGAAGAAGTCGCCTATCGCGCGGATACAGACGCCAGCAATCTCTCCCGTATCGAACGGGGCATGCAACAACCCTCCGTTCTGCTGCTGCAGAACCTGGCCAAGGCACTCGGCACCTCCGTGTCCGAAATCTATCGAGAACTGGAAGCCGGCAGCCGGATCCTGGAACTCGACGAACCGCTGGCCGCCGATCTGGCCAAGATGCAACGCCACTTCCGACACCTCAAACCGGCTGACCGTGTGCTGGTGCTTGAGTTCACCCAGATGATCAAGCGGCGCTCGAAGCAGCAGACCTCCCAGTAA
- a CDS encoding exopolysaccharide biosynthesis protein — protein MTSADDALSTLHQVMERVRSAGEGDKVSVQDMLDAVGTRSFGPVLLVPAMIILSPVSGIPTVPTIGAIIICLIALQLLCGRRSIWLPRWLLRLNLRRTTLDRAVRFISPLARAVDRLLKPRWSLFVRRPFSQVIALLCILVAATMPLLEPLPFMATTAAAVICVYALALVAHDGLLALIALLLTGVLAGLGVTSVGG, from the coding sequence ATGACAAGTGCGGATGACGCCCTCAGCACACTGCATCAGGTGATGGAGCGCGTCCGGTCCGCAGGCGAGGGGGACAAGGTATCCGTGCAGGATATGCTGGATGCAGTCGGCACGCGTTCGTTCGGGCCGGTATTGCTGGTGCCGGCGATGATTATTCTTTCACCGGTCAGCGGTATTCCGACGGTGCCGACCATTGGCGCGATCATCATTTGCCTGATCGCGCTGCAATTGTTGTGCGGGCGTCGCAGCATCTGGTTGCCGCGCTGGCTGTTGAGGCTGAATCTGCGGCGTACAACGCTGGACCGTGCGGTACGATTTATCAGCCCGCTGGCGCGTGCCGTTGACCGGTTGCTCAAGCCACGCTGGTCGCTTTTTGTTCGCCGGCCCTTTTCCCAGGTGATTGCATTGCTCTGTATCCTGGTGGCGGCCACCATGCCGCTGCTGGAGCCGCTGCCCTTTATGGCGACGACCGCAGCGGCGGTGATCTGTGTCTACGCGCTGGCGCTGGTTGCGCATGATGGATTGCTGGCGCTGATTGCGTTGTTGCTGACCGGCGTTCTGGCCGGGCTGGGGGTGACATCAGTGGGCGGCTGA
- a CDS encoding DUF2062 domain-containing protein codes for MPRRLFRKYLPSPERLTRFSALGRRSGLLADPNLWHLNRRSLSGAAFVGIFCAFLPIPMQMVLAALLALRFKCNLPLSMVLVWISNPVTYVPVFYFSYRVGAWLLDMPRHMPEQVTVAWFVEQLLPLWLGSLLCGLAFGLAGFISIRLLWRLAIVRSWQARRRRRARDG; via the coding sequence ATGCCCAGACGCCTGTTCAGAAAATACCTGCCCAGCCCTGAGCGCCTGACCCGCTTCAGCGCACTCGGACGTCGCAGTGGATTACTGGCCGACCCGAACCTGTGGCACCTGAACCGGCGCTCGCTGTCCGGCGCCGCCTTTGTCGGCATATTCTGTGCATTCCTGCCGATTCCCATGCAGATGGTGCTGGCCGCCCTGCTGGCGCTGCGCTTCAAGTGCAACCTGCCGTTGTCGATGGTGCTGGTGTGGATCAGCAACCCGGTCACCTATGTCCCGGTGTTCTATTTCAGCTACCGGGTCGGTGCCTGGCTGCTGGACATGCCCCGGCACATGCCGGAGCAGGTCACGGTGGCCTGGTTCGTCGAGCAATTACTGCCGCTCTGGCTCGGATCACTGCTGTGTGGACTGGCGTTCGGACTGGCCGGCTTCATATCGATCCGGCTGCTGTGGCGGCTGGCCATCGTGCGCAGCTGGCAGGCACGCCGCCGGCGACGCGCCCGTGACGGCTAA
- the lolD gene encoding lipoprotein-releasing ABC transporter ATP-binding protein LolD, with translation MNDVSAPVIQASALVKRYDEGGGNVEVLRGLDLRMEAGETLSIVGTSGSGKSTLLNLLGGLDRPTEGVVSVCGQDLAGMTEAQRGVLRNRRMGFIYQFHHLLPEFTALENVAMPLLIRQASPSDATTAATDMLKAVGLSHRLQHKPAALSGGERQRVAIARALVTRPAIVLADEPTGNLDERTAVQVQDLMLALNRQFQTALLIVTHDTGFATRCAHQLELHDGRLQPFSGAPVSAIS, from the coding sequence ATGAATGATGTATCGGCGCCGGTGATCCAGGCGAGTGCTCTGGTCAAACGCTATGACGAGGGCGGCGGCAATGTGGAAGTGTTGCGCGGGCTTGATCTGCGCATGGAAGCGGGCGAGACCCTTTCGATTGTCGGCACTTCCGGTTCCGGCAAGTCCACGCTGTTGAATCTGCTGGGCGGCCTGGACCGGCCCACGGAAGGTGTGGTGTCCGTCTGTGGCCAGGACCTGGCCGGGATGACGGAAGCCCAGCGCGGTGTGCTGCGTAATCGCCGCATGGGGTTCATCTACCAGTTCCATCATCTGTTGCCGGAATTTACGGCGCTGGAAAACGTTGCCATGCCGTTGCTGATCCGTCAGGCAAGCCCGTCGGATGCGACGACCGCCGCGACGGACATGCTCAAGGCAGTGGGGCTGTCGCATCGGCTGCAGCACAAGCCGGCCGCGCTCAGTGGTGGCGAACGCCAGCGGGTGGCGATCGCGCGGGCGCTGGTGACCCGGCCTGCCATCGTGCTGGCCGATGAGCCCACCGGTAATCTGGACGAACGCACGGCGGTACAGGTGCAGGATCTGATGCTGGCGCTGAACCGCCAGTTCCAGACGGCACTGTTGATCGTCACGCATGACACCGGCTTTGCGACGCGCTGCGCACACCAGCTTGAACTGCATGACGGGCGCCTGCAGCCTTTCAGTGGTGCGCCGGTATCGGCTATTTCCTGA
- a CDS encoding patatin-like phospholipase family protein — MIGALRRKEEPVARTGLILSGGGARAAYQVGVLMALAELVPRGSPNPFPIICGTSAGAINAAALAVHASNFRMAVRGLERVWSNLTAEQVYRTEVWSFVKSLLRWALPAYLTGATPVNSALLDSRPLERLLSLVINFQRIEQSIRRGELDALSITASSYANGESVAFFQGRDDLEEWTRARRKGKRTRIALPHLLASSAIPILFPAQKVEDHYYGDGAVRQLAPISPALHLGATRVLVIGVSGNTSAGHQRQLQAYPSMAQVLGHVLNSVFVDTLEGDVERLERINGTVAAIPEAVRQREGIGLKQVEVLKIYPSEPIDEIAAAHLHELPRALRFMLRGSGGTRSPGAAAVSYLLFQPGFCRRLIELGYRDATAREAEIRAFLALSKQEQQA; from the coding sequence ATGATCGGCGCGTTACGGCGCAAGGAAGAACCCGTGGCCCGTACCGGCCTGATCCTCTCCGGTGGTGGCGCCCGCGCCGCCTACCAGGTGGGTGTGCTGATGGCGCTGGCCGAACTGGTGCCACGTGGCAGCCCCAACCCTTTCCCGATCATCTGTGGGACTTCTGCCGGCGCCATCAATGCTGCGGCGCTGGCGGTGCATGCCAGCAACTTCCGCATGGCGGTGCGTGGCCTGGAGCGGGTCTGGAGCAATCTGACCGCCGAGCAGGTCTACCGCACGGAAGTCTGGTCCTTCGTCAAATCATTATTGCGCTGGGCGTTGCCGGCTTATCTGACTGGCGCCACACCGGTGAACAGCGCGTTGCTGGACAGCCGGCCGCTGGAGCGGCTGTTGTCGCTGGTGATCAATTTCCAGCGCATTGAGCAATCCATCCGGCGCGGTGAACTGGACGCGCTGTCGATCACTGCGTCGTCCTACGCCAACGGTGAGTCGGTCGCTTTCTTCCAGGGGCGGGATGACCTGGAGGAATGGACGCGCGCACGTCGCAAAGGCAAGCGTACCCGGATTGCCTTACCGCACCTGCTGGCGTCCTCGGCGATCCCGATCCTGTTTCCCGCACAAAAAGTCGAGGACCACTATTACGGTGACGGCGCCGTGCGGCAACTGGCGCCGATCAGCCCGGCGCTGCACCTCGGGGCAACCCGGGTGCTGGTGATCGGTGTATCCGGCAATACCTCGGCCGGGCACCAGCGCCAGTTACAGGCCTATCCTTCGATGGCGCAGGTGCTGGGCCATGTACTCAACAGTGTGTTCGTGGACACGCTGGAAGGGGATGTGGAGCGGCTTGAGCGCATCAACGGTACTGTGGCGGCGATTCCGGAAGCCGTGCGCCAGCGCGAAGGCATCGGGCTGAAGCAGGTGGAGGTGCTGAAAATCTATCCGTCGGAGCCGATTGACGAGATCGCCGCTGCGCACCTGCACGAACTGCCGCGCGCGCTGCGCTTCATGCTGCGTGGGTCCGGCGGCACCCGGTCGCCGGGCGCAGCGGCGGTCAGTTACCTGCTGTTCCAGCCAGGATTCTGCCGGCGGCTGATCGAGCTGGGTTACCGCGATGCCACGGCCCGCGAGGCCGAGATTCGTGCCTTTCTGGCGCTGTCAAAGCAGGAACAACAGGCCTGA
- a CDS encoding FAD:protein FMN transferase: MHLPHTGKPGQGLRALFLLVLSLWLASCSQSAQVYSFGGPTMGTTWEVTLAELPAGVRVKQLRTDIEVLLTTINQQMSTYIEDSDISRFNQADAGTWHEVPPDFARVLEAALALSQRSDGAFDPTIGPLVNLWGFGPTGHRDQAPATEERDAARSRVGWQRLQWDAANRRLWQPGGIYLDFSAIAKGYAVDRVGEYLSGQGIEAWLVDIGGEVRTRGNKADGQPWRIAVERPVAGTREINTVVRPGDMAMATSGDYRNFFEDNGHSFSHTIDPRTAEPVNHRLASVTVLHPSCMQADGLATLLTVLGPEEGMAFASRHDLAVLLIVREEDGFRELMTDSFRRYMEETD; this comes from the coding sequence ATGCACCTTCCGCATACCGGTAAACCAGGACAGGGCCTCAGGGCCCTGTTCCTGTTGGTGCTGAGCCTGTGGCTGGCGAGCTGCTCACAGAGTGCGCAAGTGTATTCCTTTGGTGGTCCGACCATGGGCACCACCTGGGAAGTGACACTCGCGGAATTGCCCGCCGGCGTACGTGTGAAACAGCTGCGCACCGATATCGAGGTGCTGCTGACGACCATCAATCAGCAGATGAGCACCTACATCGAAGACTCCGACATCTCCCGTTTCAATCAGGCCGATGCCGGCACCTGGCATGAGGTGCCACCGGATTTTGCCCGCGTACTGGAGGCGGCCCTGGCATTGTCGCAGCGCAGCGATGGCGCGTTCGACCCGACCATCGGTCCGCTGGTCAATCTGTGGGGGTTCGGCCCCACTGGGCATCGTGATCAGGCGCCAGCCACAGAAGAGCGTGACGCGGCCCGGAGCCGGGTAGGCTGGCAGCGATTGCAGTGGGACGCGGCGAACCGGCGTCTGTGGCAGCCAGGCGGCATCTACCTGGACTTTTCCGCGATCGCCAAAGGCTACGCCGTGGACCGGGTCGGGGAATATCTGAGCGGGCAGGGCATTGAGGCCTGGCTGGTGGACATCGGCGGTGAAGTCCGGACCCGCGGCAACAAAGCGGATGGCCAGCCGTGGCGCATCGCCGTGGAACGGCCCGTGGCCGGTACGCGTGAAATCAACACCGTGGTGCGGCCTGGCGACATGGCGATGGCTACATCCGGTGATTACCGCAATTTCTTTGAAGACAACGGCCACAGCTTTTCCCACACCATCGACCCGCGCACTGCCGAGCCGGTGAACCATCGCCTGGCGTCGGTCACCGTGCTGCACCCGAGCTGCATGCAGGCCGACGGGCTGGCTACGCTGCTTACGGTACTCGGGCCGGAGGAAGGGATGGCATTTGCGAGCCGCCACGACCTGGCGGTACTCTTGATCGTGCGTGAGGAAGACGGTTTCCGTGAACTGATGACGGACAGCTTCCGCCGCTATATGGAGGAGACAGACTGA